One part of the Arabidopsis thaliana chromosome 4, partial sequence genome encodes these proteins:
- a CDS encoding RING/U-box superfamily protein (RING/U-box superfamily protein; FUNCTIONS IN: ubiquitin-protein ligase activity, zinc ion binding; LOCATED IN: endomembrane system; EXPRESSED IN: root stele, root endodermis, hypocotyl, root, primary root differentiation zone; CONTAINS InterPro DOMAIN/s: Zinc finger, RING-type (InterPro:IPR001841), Zinc finger, C3HC4 RING-type (InterPro:IPR018957); BEST Arabidopsis thaliana protein match is: RING/U-box superfamily protein (TAIR:AT2G20030.1); Has 30201 Blast hits to 17322 proteins in 780 species: Archae - 12; Bacteria - 1396; Metazoa - 17338; Fungi - 3422; Plants - 5037; Viruses - 0; Other Eukaryotes - 2996 (source: NCBI BLink).) has product MYQIFFFFLPLLHSYASAQTPPPFRNGDLVANFEPSLAVVTGVLAIMFALTFVLLVYAKCCHIDLRSGSGDRRRHDRRLRQGIFFNRSTASSDRFSGLDKTAIESLPLFRFSALKGSKQGLDCSVCLSKFESVEILRLLPKCRHAFHIGCIDQWLEQHATCPLCRDRVSMEEDSSVLTNGNSFRFLNQSEIREDSSLELYIEREEEEERIHREELSGSSRFSIGESFRKILKLGNKEKTLLDEHVNDKDEKKLMHKFNHRIVVSDVVFKNRWSNVSSSDLMFLNSEMVNSISSERFSSLDHVKRGDEEDQIGILRIKEEMEAKRMLENKLTSMTTMFSSENGDSGSKSRSVMIEPGRRSVSDITAVPRLSISIHGDCSGSAAETASALQNGGNETEERRRRLWLPIARKTAQWFANREKRSQINTTHQHFDV; this is encoded by the coding sequence ATGtatcaaatcttctttttctttcttcctctcctcCACAGTTATGCCTCTGCCCAGACTCCTCCTCCGTTCAGAAACGGTGACCTCGTCGCAAATTTTGAGCCGAGTTTAGCCGTCGTCACCGGAGTTCTCGCCATCATGTTCGCACTCACTTTCGTCCTCCTCGTCTACGCTAAGTGCTGCCACATCGATCTCCGATCAGGTTCCGGCGACAGAAGAAGGCACGATCGCCGGCTCAGACAAGGAATATTCTTTAACCGGTCAACGGCATCATCGGATCGATTCTCTGGTTTAGACAAAACAGCAATCGagtctcttcctctgtttaGATTCTCTGCTTTGAAAGGATCAAAACAAGGTCTTGATTGTTCTGTCTGTTTGTCTAAATTCGAAAGTGTTGAGATTCTTAGATTGTTGCCTAAGTGTAGACACGCTTTCCACATCGGATGTATCGATCAGTGGCTTGAGCAACACGCAACTTGTCCTCTTTGCAGAGATAGAGTctcaatggaagaagattcCTCTGTTCTCACTAACGGAAACAGTTTCAGGTTCTTGAATCAGTCTGAGATTAGAGAAGATTCGAGCTTGGAGCTTTACatcgagagagaagaagaagaagaaagaatacaCAGAGAAGAACTTAGTGGGTCGTCGAGATTCAGCATCGGAGAGAGTTTCCGGAAGATTCTGAAATTAggtaataaagaaaaaacgttACTTGATGAACACGTGAACgataaagatgagaagaagctTATGCACAAGTTCAATCATAGGATCGTTGTGTCGGATGTTGTTTTCAAGAATCGTTGGAGCAACGTGAGTTCATcagatttgatgtttttgaattCCGAGATGGTTAATTCGATTTCTAGCGAGAGATTTTCTTCATTGGATCATGTGAAGAGAGGAGATGAAGAGGATCAGATAGGTATCTTGCGAATCAAGGAAGAGATGGAAGCGAAGAGAATGTTGGAGAACAAGTTAACTTCGATGACAACTATGTTTTCCTCGGAAAACGGAGACTCTGGTTCGAAATCAAGAAGCGTTATGATCGAACCAGGACGAAGATCGGTGTCTGACATCACTGCGGTTCCTAGACTCAGTATATCGATTCATGGAGATTGCAGCGGTTCAGCCGCAGAGACTGCGTCTGCGTTACAAAACGGTGGGAATGAGACGGAGGAGAGAAGACGGCGTTTGTGGCTGCCGATCGCTAGAAAAACTGCTCAATGGTTTGCtaacagagaaaaaagaagtcaAATTAACACAACACACCAACACTTTGAtgtttag
- a CDS encoding uncharacterized protein (unknown protein; FUNCTIONS IN: molecular_function unknown; INVOLVED IN: biological_process unknown; LOCATED IN: endomembrane system; BEST Arabidopsis thaliana protein match is: unknown protein (TAIR:AT4G12930.1); Has 12 Blast hits to 12 proteins in 2 species: Archae - 0; Bacteria - 0; Metazoa - 0; Fungi - 0; Plants - 12; Viruses - 0; Other Eukaryotes - 0 (source: NCBI BLink).), whose protein sequence is MFMAIKISTLFLLFLLVEPCTPRYIPADLHEANEEGRQVLKVPDESKRRYLRLFKWKVEDLQREADEKYPLWKSTNHLDRSLFLLEKAQDYVQLWDTWRKGTSFAGNPYGDLRNNVQGDLWPKHYDYCRQSEGTNLLTYLMYDFCRQSEGANLLKYMTYGLSPEADLAFRLGFEI, encoded by the exons ATGTTTATGGCCATAAAAATTTCCACCCttttcctcctcttccttttGGTTGAACCATGCACCCCAAGATACATACCAGCAGATCTACATGAGGCCAACGAAGAAGGGAGACAAGTACTAAAGGTACCAGATGAATCAAAGAGGCGCTACCTCCGTTTATTTAAATGGAAGGTGGAAGATTTGCAACGTGAAGCAGATGAGAAATACCCACTCTGGAAATCTACCAATCACTTGGACCGATCTTTGTTCCTACTAGAGAAAGCTCAGGATTATGTTCAGCTTTGGGACACGTGGAGGAAGGGCACATCTTTTGCCGGAAACCCATACGGTGACTTGCGGAACAATGTTCAAGGTGACTTGTGGCCTAAACACTATGATTACTGTCGTCAATCTGAGGGCACAAATCTCTTGACTTACTTGATGTATGATTTTTGTCGTCAATCTGAGGGTGCAAATCTCCTCAAGTACATGACCTATGGCCTCAGTCCAGAAGCTGACTTG GCTTTTCGTCttggttttgagatttaa
- a CDS encoding hypothetical protein (DUF626) (Protein of unknown function (DUF626); CONTAINS InterPro DOMAIN/s: Protein of unknown function DUF626, Arabidopsis thaliana (InterPro:IPR006462); BEST Arabidopsis thaliana protein match is: Protein of unknown function (DUF626) (TAIR:AT3G44770.2); Has 191 Blast hits to 190 proteins in 2 species: Archae - 0; Bacteria - 0; Metazoa - 0; Fungi - 0; Plants - 191; Viruses - 0; Other Eukaryotes - 0 (source: NCBI BLink).), translating to MSENDSSESDIEMDPEEEKVYRRQVEESDGFDVDYFRYAGIKPCPLKDENAYTYDIELFGRLGLHCYNLLHEGTNLKLMCIPKYNTNNIGVSSGDYYYITLEAIDTYNNSPCTFQTYVSEWYQTSEHGYLVVETYIARLKGPTGPHNTCIGRGWIWGWEEEAIDVYYKGKLPKWLTKDLLAAAKDEYYVVQESDILENEWLHLYAEIALYSNWKWHATRKSCEESPHLKLKANNAIFYMGFKGSGDHHPSGKHVEYQTIVRKAMDGKPGHIRLEVDSWQAIPSDLIGEDEPP from the exons ATGTCGGAGAACGATAGTAGCGAGAGTGATATTGAAATGGAccctgaagaagaaaaagtgtaTAGACGGCAAGTTGAAGAGTCCGAT GGTTTTGATGTTGATTACTTTAGATATGCTGGGATAAAGCCCTGTCCATTGAAAGATGAGAATGCTTATACTTATGATATCGAACTTTTTGGAAGATTGGGACTTCACTGTTACAATCTTCTTCACGAg GGAACCAACCTCAAACTCATGTGCATTCCCAAGTACAACACTAATAACATTGGGGTAAGTTCTGGGGACTACTACTACATAACGTTGGAGGCAATAGACACATACAACAACTCTCCATGCACTTTTCAAACGTACGTAAGTGAATGGTATCAAACTTCAGAACATGGATACCTTGTGGTAGAGACATATATTGCTAGATTAAAAG GTCCTACTGGCCCTCATAATACTTGTATTGGACGTGGGTGGATATGGGGATGGGAAGAGGAGGCCATCGATGTTTACTACAAAGGTAAACTGCCTAAGTGGTTGACAAAAGATTTGTTGGCTGCAGCCAAGGATGAATACTATGTG GTGCAAGAATCAGACATTCTAGAAAATGAGTGGCTTCATCTGTATGCTGAGATTGCATTGTACTCCAACTGGAAATGGCATGCG ACTCGGAAGAGCTGTGAAGAGTCGCCGCACTTGAAGCTCAAGGCCAACAACGCTATCTTCTACATGGGTTTCAAGGGCAGTGGTGATCATCATCCGAGTGGTAAGCATGTCGAGTACCAAACAATAGTACGGAAAGCCATGGATGGAAAACCGGGACACATTCGTCTAGAAGTTGACTCTTGGCAAGCCATACCAAGCGATTTAATTGGGGAGGATGAACCGCCCTAG
- the NINJA gene encoding Putative interactor of JAZ (novel interactor of JAZ (NINJA); CONTAINS InterPro DOMAIN/s: Protein of unknown function DUF1675 (InterPro:IPR012463); BEST Arabidopsis thaliana protein match is: ABI five binding protein 3 (TAIR:AT3G29575.4); Has 317 Blast hits to 301 proteins in 73 species: Archae - 2; Bacteria - 15; Metazoa - 43; Fungi - 39; Plants - 175; Viruses - 3; Other Eukaryotes - 40 (source: NCBI BLink).) translates to MDDDNGLELSLGLSCGGSTGKAKGNNNNNAGSSSENYRAEGGDRSAKVIDDFKNFLHPTSQRPAEPSSGSQRSDSGQQPPQNFFNDLSKAPTTEAEASTKPLWVEDESRKEAGNKRKFGFPGMNDDKKKEKDSSHVDMHEKKTKASHVSTATDEGSTAENEDVAESEVGGGSSSNHAKEVVRPPTDTNIVDNLTGQRRSNHGGSGTEEFTMRNMSYTVPFTVHPQNVVTSMPYSLPTKESGQHAAATSLLQPNANAGNLPIMFGYSPVQLPMLDKDGSGGIVALSQSPFAGRVPSNSATAKGEGKQPVAEEGSSEDASERPTGDNSNLNTAFSFDFSAIKPGMAADVKFGGSGARPNLPWVSTTGSGPHGRTISGVTYRYNANQIKIVCACHGSHMSPEEFVRHASEEYVSPESSMGMTAASAHT, encoded by the exons atgGACGATGATAATGGGCTCGAGCTCAGCTTGGGTCTTTCTTGTGGAGGATCAACAGGAAAAGCTAAGggtaacaataataataatgctGGAAGCTCCTCAGAGAACTACAGGGCAGAAGGAGGCGATAGAAGTGCTAAAGTGATTGATGACTTTAAGAACTTCCTGCATCCAACTTCTCAAAGACCTGCAGAGCCGAGTTCTGGTTCTCAGAGAAGTGATTCGGGTCAACAGCCTCCACAAAATTTCTTCAATGACCTCTCAAAAGCTCCTACAACTGAGGCTGAAGCTTCTACGAAACCTTTGTGGGTGGAGGATGAGTCACGGAAAGAAGCAGGGAACAAAAGAAAGTTCGGGTTCCCGGGGATGAatgatgataagaaaaaagagaaggacTCGTCTCATGTTGATATGCatgagaagaagacaaaagcaTCCCATGTTTCAACTGCGACAGATGAAGGATCAACAGCTGAAAACGAAGATGTAGCAGAGTCTGAAGTAGGTGGTGGTTCTTCTTCCAACCACGCAAAGGAGGTGGTTCGTCCTCCTACTGATACAAACATTGTGGACAACTTAACTGGTCAAAGGAGGAGCAACCATGGTGGATCTGGCACTGAAGAGTTTACAATGCGCAACATGAGTTACACCGTACCTTTCACAGTTCATCCGCAAAATGTCGTCACTAGTATGCCTTACTCTTTACCGACAAAAGAGTCTGGACAACACGCAGCAGCTACAAGTCTATTGCAGCCTAATGCTAATGCTGGAAATCTCCCGATTATGTTCGGATACTCACCAGTCCAGCTCCCTATGCTAGATAAGGACGGTTCAGGAGGGATTGTCGCACTTTCTCAATCTCCATTTGCTGGAAGAGTTCCATCAAACTCAG CTACTGCAAAAGGCGAAGGCAAACAACCTGTTGCAGAAGAAGGTTCATCCGAGGATGCATCAGAACGACCAACGGGAGACAACAGCAACCTCAATACCGCTTTCTCTTTCGACTTTTCTGCCATAAAACCTGGAATGGCAGCAGATGTGAAGTTTGGAGGATCCGGGGCACGTCCCAACTTACCGTGGGTCTCAACCACTGGTTCAGGCCCACACGGACGGACAATCTCAGGTGTCACATACCGGTACAACGCAAACCAGATCAAAATCGTATGCGCTTGCCACGGCTCGCACATGTCACCGGAGGAGTTTGTACGGCACGCAAGCGAGGAGTACGTTAGCCCAGAATCATCCATGGGAATGACTGCAGCGTCAGCTCACACCTGA